From Mycobacterium cookii:
CGATATCAGCCTGATCGGCGGTCAGCTTCTCCCCCGCGGCGACCCGGACCTGCCACTCGACCAGGTCCCATCCGGTCACCAGTTCGGTGACCGGATGCTCGACCTGGAGTCGGGTGTTCATCTCCATGAAGAAGAACTCGTCGGGCCGCTCAGCCGAGACGATGAACTCCACCGTGCCCGCGCCGGTGTAGGCCACACTCTTGGCGGTGTCGCAGGCTGCGGCGCCGATCCGGGCGCGCGTTTCGGGATCCAGCAGCGGCGACGGCGCCTCCTCGATGACCTTCTGGTGTCGCCGCTGCAGGCTGCACTCCCGCTCGCCGAAATGCAGCACGTTGCCGTGGGTGTCAGCCAACACCTGAACCTCGATATGCCTGGGCCGCAACACGAATCGCTCAAGGAACAGCGTGTCGTCGCCGAACGCCGCGGCTGACTCGCGGCGGGCACTGACCAGCGCGGCCGGCAGGTCGGCGGGTCGCTCGACCATCCGCATGCCCTTGCCGCCGCCACCGGCAGACGGCTTGACCAACACCGGGTAGCCGATGTCGTCGGCGGCGGCGATCAGCTCGTCGTCGGTCAGGCCCGGCCTGGCGATGCCGGGCACCACCGGCACACCGAATGCCGAAACAGTCCCCTTCGCGGCGATCTTGTCGCCCATGGTCTGGATGGCCGCTACCGGCGGCCCGATGAACGTCACTCCCGCCGAGGCCAACGCCTCCGCGAAATCAGCGTTCTCCGAAAGGAATCCATAGCCCGGATGAACAGCCTGGGCGCCGCTGCGCAGTGCCGCGTCGACGACGACCGGGATGTTGAGATAGCTGTCTCGCGCGGGCGCCGGCCCAATCGCGACGGCGAGGTCGGCGGCGGCGACGTGACGCGCGTTGGCGTCGGCATCGCTGAACACCGCGACCGACCGGATGCCCATCGCCCTGAGCGTGCGGATCACCCGGACGGCGATCTCACCCCGGTTGGCGACCAGAACAGTGTCGAAACCCATCACACTCACATCCGGAAGACGCCGTAGGAGACCGGCTCGACCGGTGCGCGAGAAACTGCCGAAAGGGCAAGACCGACAACCATTCTGGTGTCAGCCGGATCGATGACACCGTCATCCCAGAGCCGGGCGGTCGAATAATACGGGTTGCCCTGATGTTCGTACTGCGCCCGGATCGGGGCTTTGAGCGCTTCCTCCTCTTCGGCGGTCATCTCGCCCCGTACGGTCGCCAGCACCGAAGCGGCCTGCTCGCCACCCATGACCGAGATCCTGGCGTTTGGCCACATCCACAGAAACCGTGGCGAATACGCCCGCCCGCACATCGAGTAGTTGCCCGCTCCGTAGGAGCCGCCGATCACCACGGTCAGCTTGGGCACCCGCGCACATGCCACCGCGGTCACCATCTTCGCGCCGTTCTTGGCGATGCCGCCGGCCTCGTAGTCGCGTCCGACCATGAACCCGGCGATGTTCTGCAGGAACAGCAGCGGCACCATCCGCTTGTCACACAGCTCGATGAAATGCGCGCCCTTGAGGGCGGATTCGGAGAACAACACCCCGTTGTTGGCGACGATGCCGACCGGGTGGCCGTGGATGCGGGCGAAGCCGGTGACCAGGGTGTTGCCGTATTCGGCTTTGAATTCCGCGAATTCGCCTCCGTCGACGAGGCGCGTGATGACGTTGTGCACGTCGTAGGGAATCCGCGGGTCGACGGGAACCACGTCGTAGAGCTCGGCCTGATCGGCAATCGGATCCACTGCGGGCGCCACATCCCAGATGCGTGGTTGGCGCGGACCCAGTGTCGACACGATGCGCCGGACGATGCGCAGCGCATCGCGGTCGTCGTGCGCGAGATGGTCGGTGACACCGGAGATCTTGGAGTGCAGGTCTCCGCCGCCGAGGTCTTCAGCGGAGACGACCTCCCCGGTGGCGGCCTTCACCAGTGGCGGGCCGCCGAGGAAGATGGTGCCCTGGTTGCGAACGATCACCGCCTCGTCGCTCATCGCCGGGACATACGCTCCACCGGCCGTGCACGATCCCAGCACGGCCGCGATCTGCGCAATGCCCTTGGAACTGAGCCGGGCCTGGTTGAAGAAGATTCGGCCGAAGTGGTCGCGGTCGGGAAACACCTCGTCTTGTCGGGGCAAAAAGGCGCCACCGGAGTCGACCAAGTAGATGCAAGGCAGCTGATTCTGCTCGGCGATCTCCTGAGCGCGCAGATGCTTTTTGACCGTAATCGGGTAGTAGGTACCGCCTTTGACGGTCGCATCGTTGGCCACGATCATGCACTCGCGGCCAGACACCCGGCCGATGCCGGTGATGATGCCCGCCCCGGGGCATTCGTCGTCGTACATGCCGTCGGCGGCCAGCGGGGCGATTTCGAGCAGCGGGCTACCGGGATCGAGCAGACCGTCGACGCGGTCACGGGGCAAGAGCTTGCCGCGGTCCACATGGCGGGTGCGGGCACGCTCCGAGCCACCGCGGGCTGCGGCGGCCAGCTTGTCGCGCAGCTGCGCCACCAGCTCGGTGTGCGCGTCGCGGTTTTCCGCGGGAGAGGTCATCGGTGCACGCCAATTTTCGGTTAATGGTCACTAACTCGTGTTATGTTAGTGGGGATTAACCGAAGTGTCTAGGAGGGGCGTATGGCAGCGTCTGCTCCGGTCCACCAGGCGAATCGCCGCAGTCGACGAAAGTCGGACCGGCGCTTGCAACTGCTGGCCGCCGCCGAGCGGCTGTTCGCCGAACGCGGGTTCCTAGCGGTAAGGCTCGAAGACATCGGCGCAGCGGCGGGAGTCAGCGGCCCGGCGATCTACCGCCACTTCTCCAGCAAGGAGGCGCTGCTGGTCGAGTTGTTGGTGGGCATCAGCACCCGCCTGCTCGCCGGCGCGCAAGACGTCCGGTCGCGCGAAACCGACGCCGCGGCGGCGCTGGACGGCCTGATCGACTTCCATCTCGACTTCGCCCTGGGCGAGCCGGATCTCATCCGGATTCAAGACCGCGACCTCGCCTATCTGCCGACAGCTGCCGAACGTCAGGTGCGACGGGCCCAGCGCCAGTACGTCGAGGTATGGGTCGGAGTCCTGCGCGAGCTCGACCCAAAGCTTGCCGAAACCGACGCCCGGCTGATGGCGCACGCCGTCTTCGGTCTGCTCAACTCCACTCCACACAGCCTGAAGCCCGCCGACGGCAAGGCGGCGCGAGCCGGCCGATCGCGCGCGGTAATGCGGGCGATGACGGTCGCCGCGCTGACCACCACCCGTTAACCGGCCGTTCGAATTAATACTGGTCATCGAATGTATCGGCGGCGACACCAACGCTGCAGGTACCCTGCAGCCATGAGGTGGGTATGAGCGATCGACGTCATCCCGAGCACACCCGTTCGTCCCAAGAGTGGACTGACCAAACCCAACGCATACGTCAGCCGTACCCGCAGTACACCGACCCCGCCTACAGCGGCCAGTCGTATTACCCGCCGCCGCGTTACACCGGCTCGCCCGCCGACCCGAACGGGGCCAACCCGACCGACAAGCTGCCGCAATATTGGCTTCAGGGTCAGCCCCCACCCAGTCAGCCACCCGAGGAGCCCACACCCGACCGGCCGAAGGCGCCGCGCTGGCTGTGGATCGTCGCGGCGGCCGCGGTGATCCTGGTCGTCGGGCTGGTCATCGCTCTGGTCATCGCCAACGGCACCGCCAGAAAGCAGACGGCGGTGCCGCCACTCCCGTCGATGCCGAGTTCGCAGAGCCCGTCGTCGACGTCTTCGGCGTCACCTCCGCCGTCGGCCAGTACGTCCGAGCCGAGGCCCACCGAGTCCAGCCCGCCCCCCAATGCCGGGGCGATGCAGGCCGTGTTCTACAACGTCACCGGCCAGGGCCGCGCCATCAGCATCACGTATGTGGACAACGACGGGATGATGCAGACCGAGTTCAACGTCCCTTTGCCGTGGAGCAAGCAGGTCAGCATGGCGACCAGTGAAACCACGTCGCCGACGGTGACGATCGTGAACATCGGTCACGACGTCACCTGTTCGGTGACCGTGGACGGCGTGCAGATCAACGAGCGCACCGGCGTCGGCCTCACGGTGTGCAACGGGTCCGGTTAGACAGCTCAACCGACGTCGGCAACGGGGATTCGGTGCGGCGCTCGCACCATCAGCAGGCCGATCAGCCCTCCGGCCATCACCAGACACAGCCCGCCCATCCCGGCGCGTACGGCCCCGAACACGTCGACGAAGACCGAGAACAACCACGGCGCCACGAACGACACCGCACGACCCGTCATCGTGTAGAGGCCGAACGCCACACCCTCTTTTCCGGCGCTGGACATCCGCAGCAACAGGGTCCGCGCCGACGCCTGCGCGGGCCCGATGAACAGGCACAGCAGCAGCCCGGTCGCCCAGAACGCGCGCGGACCCGACAGCGCCATCATGGCGAGGCCGGCCGCGATGATGCTGGCCAACGACCCGACGATGACCGGTTTGGACCCGATCCGGTCGTCCAGGAATCCACCGAACACCGCGCCCAGCGCCGCCACCACGCTCGCGGCCACCCCGAAGATCAGCACGTCGGCCGGCGAGATTCCGTATGCGTTGACGCCGAGCACGCCGCCGAACGTGAACACGCCTGCCAGACCGTCCCGAAAGACCGCCGCGGCCAGCAGGTAATAGACCAGGTTGCGGTCGCGGTGCCATTCGCCGACCAAGTCCTGCCAGAGCCTGCGGTAACCGCCCAGCACGCCCCGGGCGGAACTGACGGTGTCCGCCGGCGCCGGCAGGTTGTGCGCGGTCAGCAGCAGCGGCGTCGCCAGCACCGCGAACCATCCGGCCGCCAGCAGCATCGCGATGCGGACGTTCATGCCGTCGCCGACCGACAGTTGCAGGAATCCGCGGGTGGGACCCTTGCCGTCAATGCAGCCGAAATAGACCAGCAGCAACAGGCCGACACT
This genomic window contains:
- a CDS encoding MFS transporter, which encodes MAEISSDAPGGAKRSQVLAWAVWDTGSAGVSAVVVTFVFSVYLTGAVGKGLPGGATPASWLGRALAIAGVTIAVLAPVIGVWVEDPRRRRLTLTVLTSLVVGLVSAMSLVRERPEYLWLGLALLALGAACGDLASVPYNAMLRQLTTPQNSGRISGFGLSAAFIGSVGLLLLVYFGCIDGKGPTRGFLQLSVGDGMNVRIAMLLAAGWFAVLATPLLLTAHNLPAPADTVSSARGVLGGYRRLWQDLVGEWHRDRNLVYYLLAAAVFRDGLAGVFTFGGVLGVNAYGISPADVLIFGVAASVVAALGAVFGGFLDDRIGSKPVIVGSLASIIAAGLAMMALSGPRAFWATGLLLCLFIGPAQASARTLLLRMSSAGKEGVAFGLYTMTGRAVSFVAPWLFSVFVDVFGAVRAGMGGLCLVMAGGLIGLLMVRAPHRIPVADVG
- a CDS encoding MmpS family transport accessory protein gives rise to the protein MSDRRHPEHTRSSQEWTDQTQRIRQPYPQYTDPAYSGQSYYPPPRYTGSPADPNGANPTDKLPQYWLQGQPPPSQPPEEPTPDRPKAPRWLWIVAAAAVILVVGLVIALVIANGTARKQTAVPPLPSMPSSQSPSSTSSASPPPSASTSEPRPTESSPPPNAGAMQAVFYNVTGQGRAISITYVDNDGMMQTEFNVPLPWSKQVSMATSETTSPTVTIVNIGHDVTCSVTVDGVQINERTGVGLTVCNGSG
- a CDS encoding carboxyl transferase domain-containing protein → MTSPAENRDAHTELVAQLRDKLAAAARGGSERARTRHVDRGKLLPRDRVDGLLDPGSPLLEIAPLAADGMYDDECPGAGIITGIGRVSGRECMIVANDATVKGGTYYPITVKKHLRAQEIAEQNQLPCIYLVDSGGAFLPRQDEVFPDRDHFGRIFFNQARLSSKGIAQIAAVLGSCTAGGAYVPAMSDEAVIVRNQGTIFLGGPPLVKAATGEVVSAEDLGGGDLHSKISGVTDHLAHDDRDALRIVRRIVSTLGPRQPRIWDVAPAVDPIADQAELYDVVPVDPRIPYDVHNVITRLVDGGEFAEFKAEYGNTLVTGFARIHGHPVGIVANNGVLFSESALKGAHFIELCDKRMVPLLFLQNIAGFMVGRDYEAGGIAKNGAKMVTAVACARVPKLTVVIGGSYGAGNYSMCGRAYSPRFLWMWPNARISVMGGEQAASVLATVRGEMTAEEEEALKAPIRAQYEHQGNPYYSTARLWDDGVIDPADTRMVVGLALSAVSRAPVEPVSYGVFRM
- a CDS encoding SACE_7040 family transcriptional regulator, whose translation is MAASAPVHQANRRSRRKSDRRLQLLAAAERLFAERGFLAVRLEDIGAAAGVSGPAIYRHFSSKEALLVELLVGISTRLLAGAQDVRSRETDAAAALDGLIDFHLDFALGEPDLIRIQDRDLAYLPTAAERQVRRAQRQYVEVWVGVLRELDPKLAETDARLMAHAVFGLLNSTPHSLKPADGKAARAGRSRAVMRAMTVAALTTTR